A single region of the Theileria annulata chromosome 4, complete sequence, *** SEQUENCING IN PROGRESS *** genome encodes:
- a CDS encoding DEAD-family helicase, putative (Tap349h10.p1c.C.cand.93 - score = 83.05;~SMART DEXDc (SM0487) at aa 179-364, E()=2.90e-32; HELICc (SM00490) at aa 480-566, E()=1.82e-15), which produces MTNYYENPFEFWTSDEEDTGEEGNFLIKERFKPQSESKAEVKWHQNEDSNNLETTLDFLSWIPLISEPTNEHSIFRVFDKEFENFKQLNYEYIEKELYNSIFNDNIKENDENLESSAYTPLGVGENKSIILEQESAIVEPPPFKLIVPKPDENKRYIRKKWAIVDDKEAPELSDLIVKYPFELDDFQKKSIYHLINGKHVFVSAHTSAGKTVVAEYSIALAISRGQKAIYTSPIKALSNQKYREFKVKFGNENVGIITGDVLCNPGASCLIVTTEILRNLLYRGDAVIGQISVVIFDEIHYINDLSRGVVWEEVIILLPRNIQLVMLSATVPNYLEFAEWIGNVMQKEVLIIMTNHRPVPLKHYLYIYDRFFLIHGAKGFNKEAYHIMYKYTSTLKINDKKSTFKGQVQKLQRLLKQLESEDKMPVVLFCFSRQKCEQYAKDMPNLNLVYNKVQASKIHLFLKESLDGLSESDRNLPQLRKMVNLLTRGIGVHHSGLLPIIKEMVEILFSRGLIKVLFATETFAMGVNMPARSVVFTSIYKHDGINYRYLTSSEYTQMAGRAGRRGLDTFGNVYIFCCDEPPDVQDLTNMMIERSTRLESRFRITYNMLLQIQSRDHMNITEMMLKSFREREKMMKIPLLKKQINKKKHELMSLPPISCIYGDPTIENYYKTLNYSMNVSHELHQHLWNHKESRVIFKFGRVLMLHSTKISRTLSYSFITEIVDEKNHTFKVATIITESVSDLDEANIKTVEFNGELRHYYNHEVNLSSVSFIFDHVFLDTDLDRNVIELCKLIEKNDFKLMSFSKKFKQISLQFYEILLKQRDLYQLFKGNPCTDCLLREQHFKTQDKIHNYELEIEDINKQLKDESLYFYEDMSNKLEVLKQLDFLDENNRPTLKGRIATFITTSDEITLTEVLTQGILSELTPPECAAILSAFIYNDKVPEKEVPSPTLALQQAKNQVVSIHKKIDVVQRALGVRVSHEDFNSLCNFSLSYVIYQWASGTPFQEIMELTDLQEGHIVRVILRLDELCRKLLQTANIFGHQKLAEKIDLVCNAIRRDIVFKQSLYLS; this is translated from the exons ATGACAAATTACTATGAAAATCCATTTGAATTCTGGACTtcagatgaagaagatacAGGCGAAGAAGGAAATTTCCTAATAAAAGAACGGTTTAAACCCCAAAGTGAAAGTAAAGCAGAAGTAAAATGGCACCAAAATGAagattctaataatttagaaacAACCTTGGATTTCTTGAGCTGGATTCCGTTGATATCAGAGCCTACAAATGAACACTCAATCTTTAGAGTTTTTGACAaggaatttgaaaattttaaacaattaaacTATGAATATATAGAAAAGGAGCtgtataatagtatttttaatgataatattaaggAAAATGATGAGAATTTGGAATCATCGGCATACACACCTTTAGGTGTTGGTGAAAATAAGTCTATTATTTTGGAACAAGAATCTGCGATTGTAGAACCACCACCATTTAAGCTAATAGTGCCAAAACCAGATGAGAATAAAAGGTATATAAGGAAGAAATGGGCGATAGTTGATGATAAAGAGGCTCCTGAGCTCAGTGATTTGATTGTTAAGTATCCATTTGAGCTTGATGATTTCCAGAAAAAGTCTATATACCACCTAATTAACGGAAAACATGTATTTGTATCAGCCCATACATCAGCAGGCAAGACTGTTGTGGCCGAGTATTCAATAGCACTAGCTATAAGTAGAGGCCAGAAGGCAATTTACACCTCACCAATTAAGGCATTATCGAACCAGAAGTACAGAGAGTTCAAAGTGAAGTTCGGAAACGAAAATGTTGGAATAATAACAGGAGATGTGTTGTGTAACCCAGGAGCATCATGCCTGATAGTTACCACCGAAATATTGAGGAATCTGCTATACAGGGGTGACGCAGTGATTGGCCAGATATCAGTGGTAATATTTGATGAGATACACTACATCAATGACTTAAGCAGAGGAGTGGTGTGGGAGGAAGTTATTATATTGTTGCCCAGAAACATTCAGCTGGTAATGCTGAGTGCAACAGTGCCTAATTACCTGGAGTTCGCAGAATGGATCGGTAATGTGATGCAAAAGGAagtgttaataataatgacAAACCATAGACCAGTGCCCTTAAAACATTACCTATACATTTATGACCGTTTCTTCCTGATTCATGGAGCTAAGGGGTTTAATAAGGAGGCATACCACATAATGTACAAGTACACATCCACACTCAAGATCAATGACAAGAAGTCAACGTTTAAAGGTCAAGTGCAGAAGTTACAGAGACTTTTGAAACAGCTAGAATCGGAGGATAAGATGCCTGTTGTACTTTTCTGCTTCAGCAGACAAAAGTGTGAACAATACGCGAAGGATATGCCCAATTTAAACCTAGTTTACAATAAGGTGCAAGCATCTAAAATACATCTGTTCCTGAAg GAATCACTTGATGGGCTCAGTGAAAGTGACAGGAATTTACCACAACTTAGGAAAATGGTAAACTTGCTAACTAGAGGAATAGGCGTCCATCACTCTGGATTGTTACCAATCATTAAGGAAATG GTTGAGATATTGTTTTCACGTGGCTTGATAAAAGTGTTGTTCGCAACCGAAACTTTTGCAATGGGAGTCAACATGCCCGCACGCTCAGTTGTGTTCACATCTATTTATAAACACGACGGAATTAATTATAGATATTTAACATCTTCTGAATACACACAG ATGGCGGGAAGAGCTGGAAGAAGAGGTTTAGACACATTTGGAAATGTGTACATATTTTGTTGTGACGAGCCTCCAGATGTACAAGATCTCACCAATATGATGATTGAAAGGTCAACAAGACTTGAAAGCAGATTCAGAATAACATACAATATGCTCCTCCAGATACAGTCTAGGGATCACATGAATATCACGGAAATGATGCTAAAATCATTTAGAGAACGGGagaaaatgatgaaaataccacttttaaaaaaacaaataaataaaaagaaaCAT GAGTTGATGTCTTTGCCCCCAATTAGCTGTATATACGGTGATCCAACAATCGAGAATTACTACAAAACACTCAATTATTCTATGAATGTATCCCATGAACTTCACCAGCATCTGTGGAACCATAAGGAAAGCagagtaatttttaaattcgGGAGAGTCTTGATGCTACACTCGACCAAAATCTCAAGAACCCTGTCGTACAGTTTTATCACCGAGATCGTTGACGAGAAGAATCACACTTTTAAAGTTGCAACTATTATTACAGAGAGTGTTTCAG ATTTGGATGAGGCGAATATAAAAACAGTGGAATTCAATGGAGAATTGAGGCATTACTATAACCATGAAGTTAACCTGTCAAGTGTTTCGTTTATATTCGATCATGTATTCCTTGACACTGATCTTGATAGAAATGTTATTGAACTATGTAAACTGATTGAAAAGAACGATTTTAAGCTTATGTCATTCAGCAAGAAGTTTAAACAAATCTCACTCCAGTTCTACGAAATTCTACTCAAACAAAGAGATCTCTACCAATTATTCAAAGGAAACCCTTGCACAGACTGTCTTTTAAGAGAACAACACTTCAAAACACAAGACAAAATTCACAAC tatGAACTGGAAATTGAAGATATAAATAAGCAACTTAAGGACGAATCGTTGTATTTTTATGAAGACATGAGCAATAAACTCGAGGTTTTAAAGCAGCTGGACTTTTTGGACGAGAATAACAGACCCACGCTCAAGGGAAGAATAGCAACTTTCATCACAACCAGTGACGAGATTACACTGACTGAAGTGCTTACTCAAGGAATTCTCTCTGAACTAACACCACCTGAATGCGCTGCCATACTGTCTGCATTCATTTACAACGATAAAGTTCCAGAGAAGGAGGTCCCGTCACCAACCTTGGCACTACAGCAAGCTAAAAACCAA GTCGTTTCTATACATAAGAAAATCGATGTTGTCCAAAGAG